The Carassius carassius chromosome 2, fCarCar2.1, whole genome shotgun sequence genome has a segment encoding these proteins:
- the LOC132097326 gene encoding neuromedin-B-like, with protein MSSLSEASFCHCGFLTYLVLFSFYISIASSVSLDLPQLRNKVARIKVNPRGSLWATGHFMGKKSVVDSERLLTEDDSTMKAVEAALNPQQEMLRIVLQTHLDSPEIRPKVPGTAILMKILDSYIQDNKK; from the exons ATGTCCAGTTTAAGTGAAGCCAGTTTTTGTCACTGTGGGTTCCTCACATACCTTGTGCTGTTCTCTTTTTACATTTCAATAGCGTCCTCAGTGAGCCTTGACCTGCCTCAACTAAGAAACAAAGTTGCAAGGATCAAAGTTAACCCGAGAGGAAGTTTATGGGCAACAG GTCATTTTATGGGGAAGAAAAGTGTTGTGGACAGCGAACGCTTGCTGACCGAGGATGACTCCACGATGAAAGCCGTCGAGGCTGCACTGAATCCCCAGCAGGAGATGCTGAGGATCGTGCTTCAGACACACCTCGACTCTCCAGAGATCCGCCCTAAAGTTCCG GGGACTGCAATATTAATGAAGATATTAGATAGCTACATCCAAGACAATAAAAAATGA